A region of Massilia sp. WG5 DNA encodes the following proteins:
- a CDS encoding methyl-accepting chemotaxis protein, whose product MRNLSIKNKLTIGFGAIVAIILFLLILANDNFGRLQQANRWDRHTLEVLLETNHIATSVLQVQSATRGYLLTRNETLVAPIRNEYQGARNHLRRALALTTDNASQQERLHQLEPMLITWMDKAIAPQIAPQRDGKPGLAPASMQVEAAVLAGTGSVATMRQLLGEIESEENRLLDRRREETNALRQSMNMLLSVGAVISVLLAVLISTILVRAVSHPLASLSEAARRLGSGMQGARAEVRSRDELGAVALEFNRMAQAIEDSQAKELAATNELRAKVDSLLGVVSKAARGDLTGAVAIRGEDAVGRLGEGLATMLGNLRSLLNNVQRAGIQVASSATQIAASARQQEATGIEQAQTSVEVLATTKEISANTAQLLRTMEEATEVADYTTSATADAQDKLKHMDHTMQQMVNATDSIGAKLAALSEKASNINSVLTTITKVADQTNILSLNAAIEAEKAGEAGRGFSVVATEIRRLADQTSVSTWDIEQMLKEMQSAVSASVMGMDKFAEEIRRNVGEARHVAEQLSGMMDQVRKLAPRFDLVLQGMQSQAVGASQISGTMMQLSDASQQTVESLKATSEAVHQLQYAAGDLQQSVATFAVDE is encoded by the coding sequence ATGCGAAACCTCAGCATCAAGAACAAACTCACGATCGGCTTTGGCGCGATCGTCGCCATCATCCTGTTCCTGCTCATCCTGGCGAATGATAATTTCGGGCGCCTGCAGCAGGCCAACCGGTGGGACCGCCATACCCTCGAGGTGCTGCTGGAGACGAATCACATCGCGACTTCGGTGCTGCAGGTCCAGAGCGCGACCCGCGGCTATCTGCTGACCCGCAACGAGACCCTGGTCGCGCCGATCCGCAACGAATACCAGGGCGCCCGCAATCACCTGCGCCGCGCACTCGCGCTGACCACCGATAATGCGTCCCAGCAGGAGCGCCTGCACCAGCTCGAACCGATGCTGATTACCTGGATGGACAAGGCGATCGCGCCCCAGATCGCCCCGCAACGCGACGGCAAGCCCGGCCTTGCGCCGGCGTCGATGCAGGTCGAAGCCGCGGTGCTGGCCGGCACCGGCAGCGTCGCCACCATGCGCCAGCTGCTCGGGGAGATCGAGTCCGAGGAAAACCGCCTGCTCGACCGGCGCAGGGAAGAGACCAACGCATTGCGCCAGTCGATGAACATGCTGCTGAGCGTGGGCGCGGTGATCAGCGTGCTGCTGGCGGTCCTGATCAGCACCATCCTGGTGCGCGCCGTATCGCATCCGCTCGCCAGCCTGAGCGAGGCTGCGCGCCGGCTCGGCAGCGGCATGCAGGGCGCGCGCGCCGAGGTCCGCTCGCGCGACGAACTGGGTGCGGTCGCGCTCGAATTCAACCGCATGGCCCAGGCCATCGAGGACAGCCAGGCCAAGGAGCTGGCCGCCACCAACGAGTTGCGCGCGAAGGTCGACTCGCTGCTCGGCGTGGTCTCGAAGGCCGCGCGCGGCGACCTCACCGGCGCCGTCGCGATCCGCGGCGAGGATGCCGTCGGCCGGCTCGGCGAAGGCCTAGCGACCATGCTGGGCAACCTGCGCAGCCTGCTGAACAATGTGCAGCGCGCCGGCATCCAGGTCGCCAGCTCGGCGACCCAGATCGCGGCTTCCGCGCGCCAGCAGGAAGCGACCGGCATCGAACAGGCCCAGACCAGCGTCGAAGTGCTGGCCACCACCAAGGAGATCTCGGCGAATACCGCCCAGCTGCTGCGGACCATGGAGGAAGCGACCGAGGTGGCCGACTACACCACCAGCGCCACCGCCGACGCCCAGGACAAGCTCAAGCACATGGACCACACCATGCAGCAGATGGTCAATGCCACCGATTCGATCGGCGCCAAGCTGGCCGCGCTGTCCGAGAAAGCCAGCAACATCAACAGCGTGCTGACCACCATCACCAAGGTGGCCGACCAGACCAACATCCTGTCGCTGAACGCCGCGATCGAGGCCGAGAAGGCGGGCGAGGCGGGCCGCGGCTTCTCGGTGGTCGCCACCGAAATCCGGCGCCTGGCCGACCAGACCTCGGTCTCGACCTGGGACATCGAACAGATGCTGAAGGAGATGCAGTCGGCGGTGTCGGCCAGCGTGATGGGCATGGACAAGTTTGCAGAGGAGATCCGCCGCAACGTCGGCGAAGCCCGCCACGTGGCCGAGCAGCTGTCCGGCATGATGGACCAGGTGCGCAAGCTGGCGCCGCGCTTCGACCTCGTGTTGCAGGGGATGCAGTCGCAGGCCGTCGGCGCCTCGCAGATCTCGGGCACCATGATGCAGCTGTCCGACGCCAGCCAGCAGACCGTCGAGTCGCTGAAGGCCACCAGCGAAGCGGTGCACCAGCTGCAGTACGCGGCCGGCGACCTGCAGCAGTCGGTCGCCACCTTCGCCGTCGACGAGTAA
- a CDS encoding argininosuccinate synthase yields the protein MSDIKKVVLAYSGGLDTSVILKWLQDNYKCEIVTFTADLGQGEELEPARAKAIKFGIKPENIYIDDVREEFVRDFVFPMFRANTVYEGEYLLGTSIARPLIAKRLIEIANETGADAVSHGATGKGNDQVRFELGAYALKPDVKIIAPWREWDLLSREKLLKYAEDAGIDIDMKHKNGGAPYSMDANLLHISFEGRHLENPSAEAEESMWRWTVSPEAAPDQAEYLDIEYERGDIVGLNGTRMTPAQVLTELNRLGGKHGIGRLDLVENRYVGMKSRGCYETPGGTIMLRAHRAIESITLDREVAHLKDDLMPRYASLIYNGYWWAPERVALQTLIDHTQQSVNGWVRVKLYKGNVIVVSRDSKTDSLFDMNIATFDEDGGAYNQADAGGFIKLNALRMRIAAKAKAKRGQ from the coding sequence ATGAGCGACATTAAAAAAGTAGTCCTCGCCTACTCCGGCGGCCTCGACACCTCGGTCATCCTGAAATGGCTGCAGGATAACTACAAGTGCGAAATCGTTACCTTCACCGCCGACCTGGGACAAGGTGAAGAGCTGGAACCGGCGCGCGCCAAGGCCATCAAGTTCGGCATCAAGCCGGAAAACATCTACATCGACGACGTGCGCGAAGAGTTCGTGCGCGACTTCGTGTTCCCGATGTTCCGCGCGAACACCGTCTACGAAGGCGAATACCTGTTGGGCACCTCGATCGCGCGTCCGCTGATCGCCAAGCGCCTGATCGAGATCGCGAACGAAACCGGTGCCGACGCCGTCTCGCACGGCGCGACCGGCAAGGGCAACGACCAGGTCCGCTTCGAGCTGGGCGCCTATGCGCTCAAGCCCGACGTCAAGATCATCGCCCCGTGGCGCGAATGGGACCTGCTGTCGCGCGAAAAGCTGCTGAAGTACGCGGAAGACGCCGGCATCGACATCGACATGAAGCACAAGAACGGCGGCGCGCCCTACTCGATGGACGCCAACCTGCTGCATATCTCGTTCGAAGGCCGCCACCTGGAAAACCCAAGCGCCGAAGCCGAGGAATCGATGTGGCGCTGGACCGTGTCGCCGGAAGCGGCGCCGGACCAGGCCGAGTACCTCGACATCGAATACGAGCGCGGCGACATCGTCGGCCTGAACGGCACCCGCATGACCCCGGCCCAGGTGCTGACCGAGCTGAATCGCCTCGGCGGCAAGCACGGCATCGGCCGGCTCGACCTCGTGGAAAATCGCTACGTCGGCATGAAGTCGCGCGGCTGCTACGAAACCCCGGGCGGCACCATCATGCTGCGCGCCCACCGTGCGATCGAATCGATCACCCTGGACCGCGAAGTGGCGCACCTGAAGGACGACCTGATGCCGCGCTACGCTTCGCTGATCTATAACGGCTACTGGTGGGCCCCGGAGCGCGTCGCGCTGCAGACCCTGATCGACCACACCCAGCAAAGCGTCAACGGCTGGGTCCGCGTCAAGCTCTACAAGGGCAACGTGATCGTGGTGTCGCGCGACTCGAAGACCGATTCGCTGTTCGACATGAACATCGCCACCTTCGACGAGGACGGCGGCGCCTACAACCAGGCGGATGCGGGCGGCTTCATCAAGCTGAACGCGCTGCGCATGCGTATCGCGGCCAAGGCAAAGGCCAAGCGCGGTCAATAA
- the argF gene encoding ornithine carbamoyltransferase has protein sequence MAVQTPIKHFLQFSDFTRDEFEYVIERAAVIKRKFKAYEVYHPLVDRTLVMVFEKSSTRTRLSFEAGMHQLGGAAIYLNTRDSQLGRGEPVEDAGQVMSRMCDIIMVRTFGQDIIERFAAHSRVPVINGLTNEHHPCQVLADVFTFFEHRGSITGKTVAWIGDANNMLYSWLQAAEVFGFHLNVSTPKGYDIDPALVATKNYTFFENPSDACQGAHLVNTDVWTSMGYEKENAERLKAFDGFMVDGAKMARAAPDALFMHCLPAHRGEEVAAEVIDGPQSVVWDEAENRLHVQKALIEYLLLGRIEDK, from the coding sequence ATGGCTGTCCAGACTCCTATCAAGCACTTCCTGCAATTCTCCGATTTCACCCGCGACGAGTTCGAGTACGTGATCGAGCGCGCGGCCGTCATCAAGCGCAAGTTCAAGGCCTATGAGGTCTACCACCCGCTGGTCGACCGCACCCTGGTGATGGTGTTCGAGAAGAGCTCGACCCGGACCCGCCTGAGTTTCGAGGCCGGCATGCACCAGCTGGGCGGCGCCGCGATCTACCTGAACACGCGCGACAGCCAGCTGGGCCGCGGCGAGCCGGTCGAAGACGCCGGCCAGGTCATGAGCCGCATGTGCGACATCATCATGGTCCGCACCTTCGGCCAGGACATCATCGAGCGCTTCGCCGCGCATTCGCGCGTCCCGGTGATCAACGGCCTGACCAACGAACACCACCCCTGCCAGGTGCTGGCCGACGTGTTCACCTTCTTCGAACACCGCGGTTCGATCACCGGCAAGACCGTGGCCTGGATCGGCGACGCCAACAACATGCTGTACTCGTGGCTGCAGGCGGCCGAGGTATTCGGCTTCCACCTGAACGTGTCGACCCCGAAAGGCTACGACATCGATCCGGCGCTGGTCGCGACTAAGAACTACACCTTCTTCGAGAACCCGTCGGACGCCTGCCAGGGCGCGCACCTGGTCAACACCGACGTGTGGACCAGCATGGGCTACGAAAAAGAAAATGCCGAACGCCTGAAAGCCTTCGATGGCTTCATGGTCGACGGCGCCAAGATGGCGCGTGCCGCACCCGACGCGCTGTTCATGCACTGCCTGCCCGCGCATCGCGGCGAGGAAGTGGCGGCCGAAGTCATCGACGGCCCGCAATCGGTGGTGTGGGACGAAGCCGAGAACCGGCTGCACGTGCAGAAGGCGCTGATCGAGTACCTGCTGCTGGGCCGCATCGAGGACAAATAA
- the rsgA gene encoding ribosome small subunit-dependent GTPase A, which yields MSKDLELKGIIVAAHGRHYLADVDGEFLQCVTRGKKTNVAVGDIVHLKRTSNDQAVIEKIAERSTLLYRSDQYKSKLLAANITRLFIVVATEPSFADDLVSRALVACEAAGVEAHLILNKVDVLEPLARARERAGLYASLGYPLHEVSAKADPEGTVATLTPLLAGQSSIFIGQSGMGKSSMINLLVPDADIAVREISEALDTGKHTTTFTRLYRLPEATGGGNIIDSPGFQEFGLYHLTEGMLERAFVEFKPFLGGCKYYNCRHLAEPQCAILGAVEEGKIARIRHELYAQLLHESEQTLY from the coding sequence ATGAGCAAAGACCTCGAACTGAAAGGCATTATCGTCGCGGCCCACGGCCGCCATTACCTGGCCGACGTCGACGGCGAATTCCTGCAGTGCGTCACGCGCGGCAAGAAGACCAACGTCGCGGTGGGCGACATCGTGCACCTGAAGCGCACCTCGAACGACCAGGCCGTGATCGAGAAGATCGCCGAGCGCAGCACCCTGCTGTACCGCTCCGACCAGTACAAGTCGAAGCTGCTGGCGGCGAACATCACGCGCCTGTTCATCGTCGTCGCCACCGAACCGAGCTTCGCCGACGACCTGGTCTCGCGCGCCCTGGTGGCCTGCGAGGCGGCCGGCGTCGAGGCCCACCTGATCCTCAACAAGGTCGACGTGCTCGAACCGCTGGCGCGGGCGCGCGAGCGCGCCGGCCTGTACGCGAGCCTCGGCTATCCGCTGCACGAGGTCTCGGCCAAGGCCGATCCGGAAGGCACCGTGGCGACCCTGACGCCGCTGCTGGCCGGCCAGTCCTCGATCTTCATCGGCCAGTCCGGCATGGGCAAGTCCTCGATGATCAACCTGCTGGTGCCGGACGCCGACATCGCGGTGCGCGAGATCTCGGAAGCGCTGGATACCGGCAAGCACACCACGACCTTCACGCGCCTGTACCGGCTGCCCGAAGCGACTGGCGGCGGCAACATCATCGACTCGCCGGGCTTCCAGGAATTCGGCCTCTACCATCTCACGGAGGGTATGCTGGAACGCGCCTTCGTCGAGTTCAAGCCCTTCCTGGGCGGCTGCAAATATTATAACTGCCGCCACCTGGCCGAGCCGCAATGCGCGATCCTGGGGGCGGTCGAAGAGGGCAAGATCGCCAGGATCCGGCACGAACTTTATGCACAGCTGCTGCACGAGTCCGAACAGACGCTGTATTGA
- a CDS encoding 4a-hydroxytetrahydrobiopterin dehydratase: protein MSTALPLTQRHCTHGAAALDDAAVAALLAQLPGWRIDGASLVREFLFRDYHETIEFVNALAFMVHREDHHPDLQVGYRRCTASWTTHSAGNRLSENDFICAAKADALYAGRAGA from the coding sequence ATGAGCACCGCGCTGCCCCTGACCCAGCGTCATTGCACCCACGGCGCCGCGGCGCTGGACGATGCGGCCGTCGCCGCGCTGCTGGCGCAACTGCCTGGCTGGCGTATCGATGGCGCCAGCCTGGTGCGCGAATTCCTGTTCCGCGACTACCACGAGACCATCGAATTCGTGAACGCGCTGGCCTTCATGGTCCACCGCGAAGACCACCACCCGGACCTGCAGGTCGGCTACCGCCGCTGCACCGCGTCCTGGACCACCCACTCGGCCGGCAACCGGTTGAGCGAAAACGACTTCATCTGCGCTGCGAAAGCCGACGCACTCTACGCGGGACGGGCAGGCGCATGA
- a CDS encoding M48 family metallopeptidase, giving the protein MLSFAFSVLFVIFFMLTLVLRYWLASRHIRHVARHREQVPPEFAGRIPLEAHRKAADYTIAKTRFGLVHAIYSGLVLIGFTLLGGLQALSTALLHLTGPGMTHQIALVVAYAAIAGVLDLPFTYWFQFVLEQRFGFNKMTLKLWLADTLKGTLLGAVIGLPLLWVVLILMERSGALWWLYAWLAFSAFQLLLMVIYPTLIAPLFNKFTPLADDSLKNRIEGLMARVGFASKGLFVMDGSKRSSHGNAYFSGFGANKRIVFFDTLLERLAPPEIEAVLAHELGHFKLKHIVKRIVVAFALSLVFLALLGWLKNQVWFYTGLGVLPLLGQNNDAMALLLFMLVLPVFTFPFAPLTSITSRKHEFEADAFAAAHSDARDLVSALVKMYEDNASTLTPDPLHSAFYDSHPPASIRISRLHEAGTLAGAGMEPA; this is encoded by the coding sequence ATGCTTTCATTCGCGTTTTCGGTTTTGTTCGTCATTTTTTTCATGCTGACCCTCGTATTGCGGTACTGGCTGGCGAGCCGGCACATCCGCCACGTCGCGCGTCACCGTGAACAGGTGCCGCCCGAATTCGCCGGCAGGATTCCGCTCGAGGCCCATCGCAAGGCCGCCGACTACACGATCGCCAAGACCCGCTTCGGCCTGGTCCATGCAATCTACAGCGGCCTGGTGCTGATCGGCTTCACCCTGCTGGGTGGCCTGCAGGCGCTGTCGACCGCGCTGCTGCACCTGACCGGTCCCGGCATGACGCACCAGATCGCCCTGGTCGTGGCCTATGCGGCGATCGCCGGGGTGCTCGACCTGCCGTTCACGTACTGGTTCCAGTTCGTGCTGGAGCAGCGCTTCGGCTTCAACAAGATGACGCTCAAGCTGTGGCTGGCCGACACCCTCAAGGGCACGCTGCTCGGCGCCGTGATCGGCCTGCCGCTGCTGTGGGTGGTCCTGATCCTGATGGAACGCAGCGGCGCCCTGTGGTGGCTGTATGCCTGGCTGGCCTTCAGCGCCTTCCAGCTGCTGCTGATGGTGATCTACCCGACCCTCATCGCGCCGCTGTTCAACAAGTTCACGCCGCTCGCCGACGACAGCCTGAAGAACCGCATCGAAGGCCTGATGGCGCGCGTCGGCTTCGCCTCGAAAGGCCTGTTCGTGATGGACGGCAGCAAGAGGTCCAGCCACGGCAACGCCTATTTCTCGGGCTTCGGCGCCAACAAGCGCATCGTCTTCTTCGACACCCTGCTGGAACGCTTGGCGCCGCCCGAGATCGAGGCCGTGCTGGCGCACGAACTGGGCCACTTCAAGCTCAAGCACATCGTCAAGCGCATCGTGGTCGCGTTCGCGCTGTCGCTGGTCTTCCTGGCCCTGCTGGGCTGGCTGAAGAACCAGGTCTGGTTCTATACCGGCCTGGGCGTGTTGCCGCTGCTGGGCCAGAACAACGACGCGATGGCGCTGCTGCTGTTCATGCTGGTGCTGCCGGTGTTTACCTTCCCGTTCGCGCCGCTGACGTCGATCACCTCGCGCAAGCACGAGTTCGAGGCGGACGCCTTCGCCGCCGCCCACAGCGACGCGCGCGACCTGGTCTCGGCCCTGGTCAAGATGTACGAGGACAATGCCTCGACCCTGACCCCGGATCCGCTGCACTCGGCCTTCTACGATTCGCACCCGCCGGCCTCGATCCGGATCAGCCGCCTGCACGAGGCGGGCACGCTGGCCGGTGCCGGCATGGAGCCGGCATGA
- the orn gene encoding oligoribonuclease, whose translation MSQETQAAAVTPRPNDMNLVWLDMEMTGLDPDSDRIIEVAVVVTDADLNVLAEGPVFAIHQSDETLDKMDAWNKGTHGKSGLIDRVKASTVNEAQAEEQLIAFLKQWVPANKSPMCGNSICQDRRFMARGMPKLEAFFHYRNLDVSTLKELCRRWKPELASGFKKAQKHTALADIVESIEELRYYREHFIKL comes from the coding sequence ATGTCACAAGAAACCCAAGCAGCCGCCGTTACCCCACGTCCCAACGACATGAACCTGGTCTGGCTCGACATGGAAATGACCGGCCTCGATCCGGACAGCGACCGCATCATCGAAGTGGCCGTGGTCGTCACCGACGCCGACCTGAACGTCCTGGCCGAAGGTCCGGTGTTCGCGATCCACCAGAGCGACGAGACGCTGGACAAGATGGATGCCTGGAACAAGGGCACGCACGGCAAGTCGGGCCTGATCGACCGCGTGAAAGCCTCGACCGTGAACGAAGCCCAGGCCGAAGAGCAGCTGATCGCCTTCCTGAAGCAGTGGGTGCCGGCCAACAAGTCGCCGATGTGCGGCAACTCGATCTGCCAGGACCGCCGCTTCATGGCGCGCGGCATGCCGAAGCTGGAAGCCTTCTTCCACTACCGCAACCTGGACGTGTCGACCCTGAAGGAACTGTGCCGCCGCTGGAAGCCGGAACTGGCGTCGGGTTTCAAGAAAGCCCAGAAGCACACCGCGCTGGCCGACATCGTCGAGTCGATCGAGGAGCTGCGCTACTACCGCGAGCACTTCATCAAGCTGTGA
- a CDS encoding ATP-binding protein, translating into MADILRITAGLGDSETRRLLGARDWQSSPLGPADSWPPELATAVSMVLSSTFPMFLAWGPEQVFLYNDAYIPVLGDKHPSAFGDLFPRVWWEIWQDLGPIAARAMGGRSFFVEDMPLTMERKGYTEQTYFTFSYSPLHDGEGRVMGMYCTCIETTARVESERRAAFELALADALRPIASSGEAIATACDLLGRELGVERVMYGEVDDTRNTFYVPGDWKRQGSSNLAGNTFAIEAFGAEVAATGRAGVVIAIADVRVDPRTVAHQQAYLMAMGVTASLLVPLVKSGRLVSFLALGHEHPHRWGDVEIALARSMSERLWTAVDLARAHEALRQERDRSQIILDSIAEGYALIAADWTVLQMNAEGLRLGSRTAGQVLGRNHWAVWPEALETDMGRMYHRVMQTRCAGRSEYLHRLPDGNERNYEVRAYPTSDGGLVSFFLDITERKQAEEKLRAADQRKDEFLAMLAHELRNPLAPISAAADLLKIGRLDEARVRQSSAIIGRQVKHMTSLVDDLLDVSRVTRGLVTLARAPVAARTIADEAIEQVRPLFEARRQHLQVRLVDPDATVLGDKARLVQVLANLLNNASKYTPEERSIGIEAAASGQQLVLAVRDEGIGMEPELSAHVFELFAQAKRSSDRSQGGLGLGLALVKNLVELHGGGVACESPGLGQGSSFIVTLPLMQAAAQHAAETPAAAQAGQARPLRLLVVDDNVDAAATLAMLLEVCGYEVMVENDSLRALERALRECPDACLLDIGLPEMDGNELARRLRADQRTRPALLVAITGYGQEQDRRAALEAGFDHHMVKPVDLDRLAAILAGIEGRVSASGCS; encoded by the coding sequence ATGGCTGACATTCTGCGCATAACCGCCGGGCTCGGCGACAGCGAGACGCGGCGCCTGCTCGGCGCACGCGACTGGCAAAGTTCGCCGCTCGGCCCCGCCGATTCCTGGCCGCCCGAACTGGCGACGGCCGTGTCGATGGTCCTCAGCTCGACCTTCCCGATGTTCCTGGCCTGGGGCCCGGAACAGGTCTTCCTCTACAACGACGCCTACATCCCCGTCCTCGGCGACAAGCACCCGTCCGCCTTCGGCGACCTGTTCCCCCGGGTCTGGTGGGAGATCTGGCAGGACCTCGGCCCGATCGCCGCGCGCGCCATGGGCGGCCGGTCCTTCTTCGTCGAGGACATGCCGCTCACCATGGAGCGCAAGGGCTATACCGAACAGACCTATTTCACCTTCTCGTATTCACCGCTGCACGACGGCGAGGGCAGGGTGATGGGCATGTACTGCACCTGCATCGAGACCACCGCGCGGGTCGAGTCCGAACGCCGCGCCGCCTTCGAGCTGGCGCTGGCGGACGCGCTGCGCCCGATCGCCTCCAGCGGCGAGGCGATCGCCACCGCCTGCGACCTGCTGGGCCGGGAGCTGGGCGTCGAGCGCGTGATGTACGGCGAGGTCGACGACACGCGCAACACCTTCTACGTGCCGGGCGACTGGAAGCGGCAGGGCAGCTCGAACCTGGCCGGGAACACCTTCGCGATCGAGGCCTTCGGCGCGGAAGTGGCGGCCACCGGGCGCGCCGGCGTCGTCATCGCCATCGCCGACGTGCGGGTCGACCCGCGCACGGTCGCCCACCAGCAGGCCTACCTGATGGCGATGGGCGTGACCGCCAGCCTGCTGGTGCCGCTGGTGAAGTCGGGGCGCCTGGTGTCCTTCCTGGCGCTCGGGCACGAGCATCCGCACCGCTGGGGCGACGTCGAGATCGCGCTGGCGCGCAGCATGTCCGAGCGCCTCTGGACCGCGGTCGACCTCGCGCGCGCCCACGAGGCCCTGCGCCAGGAGCGCGACCGCAGCCAGATCATCCTCGACTCGATCGCCGAAGGCTATGCGCTGATCGCAGCCGACTGGACCGTGCTGCAAATGAACGCGGAAGGTCTGCGTCTCGGCAGCCGCACGGCCGGGCAGGTACTCGGACGCAATCACTGGGCGGTCTGGCCGGAAGCGCTCGAAACCGACATGGGCCGCATGTACCACCGGGTCATGCAGACCCGCTGCGCCGGACGTTCCGAATACCTGCATCGCCTCCCGGACGGCAACGAGCGCAACTACGAGGTGCGCGCCTATCCGACCAGCGATGGCGGCCTGGTCAGCTTCTTCCTCGACATTACCGAGCGCAAGCAGGCCGAGGAAAAGCTGCGCGCCGCCGACCAGCGCAAGGACGAGTTCCTGGCGATGCTGGCGCATGAGCTGCGCAATCCGCTGGCGCCGATCAGCGCCGCCGCCGACCTCTTGAAAATTGGCCGCCTCGACGAGGCGCGGGTGCGCCAGAGCAGCGCCATCATCGGACGCCAGGTCAAGCACATGACCAGCCTGGTCGACGACCTGCTGGACGTCTCGCGCGTCACGCGCGGGCTGGTGACGCTGGCGCGCGCGCCGGTGGCGGCGCGCACCATCGCCGACGAGGCGATCGAGCAGGTGCGCCCGCTGTTCGAGGCGCGCCGCCAGCACCTGCAGGTGCGGCTGGTGGATCCCGACGCCACCGTGCTGGGTGACAAGGCGCGCCTGGTGCAGGTGCTGGCCAACCTGCTCAACAACGCCTCCAAGTACACGCCCGAGGAGCGCAGCATCGGGATCGAGGCGGCCGCCTCCGGCCAGCAGCTGGTGCTGGCGGTGCGCGACGAGGGCATCGGCATGGAGCCGGAACTGTCGGCCCACGTGTTCGAGCTGTTCGCCCAGGCCAAGCGTTCCTCCGATCGCTCGCAGGGCGGACTGGGACTGGGCCTGGCGCTGGTCAAGAACCTGGTCGAGCTGCACGGCGGCGGCGTGGCGTGCGAGAGCCCCGGGCTGGGACAGGGCAGCAGCTTCATCGTGACCCTGCCGCTGATGCAGGCGGCAGCGCAGCACGCCGCCGAAACGCCGGCGGCCGCGCAGGCCGGCCAAGCGCGCCCGCTGCGCCTGCTGGTGGTGGACGACAACGTCGACGCCGCGGCGACCCTGGCGATGCTGCTGGAAGTCTGCGGTTACGAGGTAATGGTGGAGAACGATTCGCTGCGCGCCCTGGAGCGGGCGCTGCGCGAGTGTCCGGACGCCTGCCTGCTGGACATCGGCCTCCCTGAAATGGACGGCAACGAACTGGCGCGCCGGCTGCGCGCGGATCAGCGTACCCGGCCGGCGCTGCTGGTGGCGATCACCGGCTACGGCCAGGAACAGGACCGTCGCGCCGCCCTTGAAGCCGGCTTCGACCACCACATGGTCAAGCCGGTCGACCTGGACAGGCTGGCGGCGATCCTGGCCGGCATCGAGGGCCGGGTCAGCGCATCTGGGTGTAGTTGA
- a CDS encoding MBL fold metallo-hydrolase: protein MMKPLKRTLPALLSALALAAAIVPAQAAVPMVKTPAPGFFRLMVGDFEVTPINDGTVDLPVDQLLHQKPEQTRATLEKNFLKTPLETSDNTFLINTGAKLVLVDTGAGALFGPTLGKFVQNLKAAGYQPEQIDEIYITHMHGDHVGGLVHDGQRVFPNAVVRASKADADFWLSKANLDKAPADKKGSFQGAMASINPYVQAGKFQVIDHDGELVPGVSAMAEHGHTPGHTSYVVESRGQKLVLIGDLVHVAAVQMDNPQVTIGFDSDEKAAYAARKKVFDDAAKKGYLVGGAHLQFPGLGHLVSQGKAYRWVPVNYTQMR from the coding sequence ATGATGAAACCGCTCAAGCGCACCCTGCCCGCCCTGCTGTCCGCCCTCGCGCTGGCCGCCGCCATCGTCCCCGCCCAGGCCGCCGTGCCGATGGTCAAGACCCCGGCGCCCGGCTTCTTCCGCCTGATGGTCGGCGACTTCGAGGTCACCCCGATCAACGACGGCACCGTCGACCTGCCGGTCGACCAGCTGCTGCACCAGAAGCCGGAACAGACCCGCGCCACGCTCGAAAAGAACTTCCTGAAGACGCCGCTGGAAACCTCGGACAATACCTTCCTGATCAATACCGGCGCCAAGCTGGTGCTGGTCGACACCGGCGCCGGCGCCCTGTTCGGCCCGACCCTGGGTAAATTCGTGCAGAACCTGAAGGCGGCCGGCTACCAGCCCGAACAGATCGACGAAATCTACATCACCCACATGCACGGCGACCACGTGGGCGGCCTGGTCCACGACGGCCAGCGCGTGTTCCCGAATGCGGTGGTGCGCGCCAGCAAGGCGGACGCCGACTTCTGGCTGAGCAAGGCGAACCTGGACAAGGCCCCCGCCGACAAGAAAGGCTCCTTCCAGGGCGCGATGGCCTCGATCAACCCGTATGTTCAGGCCGGCAAGTTCCAGGTCATCGACCATGACGGCGAACTGGTGCCGGGCGTGTCCGCCATGGCGGAACACGGCCACACCCCGGGCCACACCAGCTATGTGGTGGAAAGCCGCGGCCAGAAGCTGGTGCTGATCGGCGACCTGGTCCACGTTGCCGCCGTGCAGATGGATAATCCGCAGGTGACGATCGGCTTCGACAGCGACGAAAAGGCCGCGTATGCCGCCCGCAAGAAGGTGTTCGACGACGCCGCAAAGAAGGGCTACCTGGTCGGCGGCGCCCACCTGCAGTTCCCCGGCCTGGGTCACCTGGTGAGCCAGGGCAAGGCTTATCGCTGGGTGCCGGTCAACTACACCCAGATGCGCTGA